Sequence from the Drosophila innubila isolate TH190305 chromosome 3L unlocalized genomic scaffold, UK_Dinn_1.0 0_D_3L, whole genome shotgun sequence genome:
tgaatttcaataatGCAGCCTTTGAAATTCTGGCAGAACTAGACAACAGAAAGAGCTctctctttttaaaataagagcttTTACAATTACAGCTGTAGTTTTAAGTATGCCAATTGAAGATTACTACGTAACTTACCTAACCaatctgtatatatgtatgtatgtgtattatattatattctgtTATCAATGTCGCTCTTCTATATTAATAATCGCCGGCATTGCAAGTCGCATCAGTTTTGTAGTTGGCGCCAGAGAGATTCGTCTATTGCCCTTTTTGACTTTGCAACTACGAATCGCGACCTTAACGACTTTCAAGAGGTGTGTCAGTCTGCTTGGCAGtagttgttattatatttttgaaattcgaATGAAAACCTAACAAATTTTTGAGCTTAAAACAGGTAccagaaacagcagcagcagcagcttaagAATGTCGGTGACTGTGGAGGAGGAAATCTTTGGCCTGGCCAAGAATCCATACACCAAAGCACCCGAAATGGTGCGTCGCTTCACAATGACAAATCCAAATCAAATGTCGGTATCTGTGATCCAACTGGGTGCCATTATACAGAGCGTACGTATGCCGGATGCGTATCAGAAGATTGAAGATATCTGCCTGGGCTTTGAGGACATTGCCAGCTATATGAGTACGAGATCGGCTTACATTGGTGGCACTCTCGGCCGTGTGGCGAATCGTGTGGCAAACGGTGAATATTCAGTGGGTGAGAAGGTGTACAAGTTGACCAAGAACTTCAAGAATACGTATCAACTGCATGGTGGCTTCGTTGGATTCGATAGCGTAATTTGGGAGGTGGTACATAAGTCGGATTTGGGAATCACCTTTCGTCATGTGTCACCCGATGGCGACGAAGGTTATCCGGGCAGGCTGACAACTACGATTACTTACTGGCTGGACAATCACAATCGTTTGGGAGTACGCTACGAGGCGTATACGGATAAAACGACCGCTGTCAATCTATCCAATCATGCTTATTTCAATTTGGCCGGCCACGCCGCTGGTCCCAAGGGTCTGGCCGAGCACACAGTGGAGATATTGTCCAAGAAGATTGTCGAAACGGATGACGCTCAAATACCGACGGGTAAGCTCGTCAGTGTCGATGATACGGTCTTCGATATGCGAATTCCCGTATTGCTCGGGGATCGCCTCAAGCAGTTCGACAATCATCTGATCAAGGGCTATGACAATTGCTTTGTGGTCAACGAGGGTAAA
This genomic interval carries:
- the LOC117788210 gene encoding aldose 1-epimerase isoform X1, which produces MSLFYINNRRHCKSHQFCSWRQRDSSIALFDFATTNRDLNDFQELKTGTRNSSSSSLRMSVTVEEEIFGLAKNPYTKAPEMVRRFTMTNPNQMSVSVIQLGAIIQSVRMPDAYQKIEDICLGFEDIASYMSTRSAYIGGTLGRVANRVANGEYSVGEKVYKLTKNFKNTYQLHGGFVGFDSVIWEVVHKSDLGITFRHVSPDGDEGYPGRLTTTITYWLDNHNRLGVRYEAYTDKTTAVNLSNHAYFNLAGHAAGPKGLAEHTVEILSKKIVETDDAQIPTGKLVSVDDTVFDMRIPVLLGDRLKQFDNHLIKGYDNCFVVNEGKDSGTNLVAKLQHKPSGRAMEIYTNQPGLQFYTANNLPDEVNGDSPMIGKECTHYRKHGSFCVETEKFPDSMNHPEFPSIFLNPGEKYFHEVIYKFNIEESWKCCCNNK
- the LOC117788210 gene encoding aldose 1-epimerase isoform X2 → MSVTVEEEIFGLAKNPYTKAPEMVRRFTMTNPNQMSVSVIQLGAIIQSVRMPDAYQKIEDICLGFEDIASYMSTRSAYIGGTLGRVANRVANGEYSVGEKVYKLTKNFKNTYQLHGGFVGFDSVIWEVVHKSDLGITFRHVSPDGDEGYPGRLTTTITYWLDNHNRLGVRYEAYTDKTTAVNLSNHAYFNLAGHAAGPKGLAEHTVEILSKKIVETDDAQIPTGKLVSVDDTVFDMRIPVLLGDRLKQFDNHLIKGYDNCFVVNEGKDSGTNLVAKLQHKPSGRAMEIYTNQPGLQFYTANNLPDEVNGDSPMIGKECTHYRKHGSFCVETEKFPDSMNHPEFPSIFLNPGEKYFHEVIYKFNIEESWKCCCNNK